Proteins from a genomic interval of Niabella soli DSM 19437:
- the rnhA gene encoding ribonuclease HI, producing the protein MQGNGITIYTDGSSRGNPGPGGYGVLLMYGKHVKELSGGFKKTTNNRMELLAVIEGLKALKTADIPVTIYSDSQYVVNSVTKGWLNNWIRTDFKGGKKNKDLWTAYHQLAKQFQIKFVWVRGHADNPYNNRCDILATTAADGKHLVVDAGFEG; encoded by the coding sequence ATGCAGGGTAATGGCATTACTATTTACACAGATGGTTCCTCCCGCGGCAATCCGGGCCCGGGCGGTTATGGCGTTTTATTAATGTATGGTAAGCATGTAAAAGAATTATCGGGCGGGTTTAAAAAAACGACCAATAACCGGATGGAGCTGCTGGCGGTGATAGAAGGGCTGAAGGCATTAAAAACGGCCGATATCCCCGTTACGATTTATTCCGACAGCCAGTACGTGGTAAATTCCGTTACAAAGGGATGGCTGAATAACTGGATACGGACGGATTTTAAAGGCGGGAAAAAGAATAAAGACCTGTGGACAGCATACCACCAGCTTGCGAAACAATTCCAGATAAAATTTGTTTGGGTAAGGGGTCATGCCGACAACCCGTATAATAACCGTTGTGATATATTGGCCACAACCGCAGCGGATGGAAAACATCTGGTTGTGGATGCGGGGTTCGAGGGGTAA
- a CDS encoding bifunctional 3,4-dihydroxy-2-butanone-4-phosphate synthase/GTP cyclohydrolase II, producing MFDTIEAAIEAIKNGQLVIAVDDEDRENEGDFITAAATITPEIVNFMAKNGRGLICAPLPEERCDELKLSPMVTNNTALHETAFTISVDLLGNGCGTGISASDRAKTIEALNNPFTNPDDLGRPGHIFPLRSKKGGVLRRVGHTEAATDLARLAGFPYPYGSVLVEIMNDDGTMARLPDLIEVKNKFNLKLICIKDLIEYRLKRDSLIEEIVRVNMPTKYGDFTLVAFKDKNSNNEHLALIKGEWEKDEPVLTRVHSSCFTGDILGSLRCDCGDQLHKAMQMVEQEGKGIILYMNQEGRGIGLMNKLKAYKLQENGMDTVEANLHLGFKMDERDYGVGAQILRHLNVTKLRLMSNNPRKRIGLNGYGLEIVESVPIVITPNEHNEKYLRTKKEKLGHEF from the coding sequence ATGTTTGATACTATAGAAGCGGCTATTGAGGCCATAAAGAATGGGCAATTGGTAATAGCAGTGGACGACGAAGACCGTGAGAATGAGGGGGATTTTATCACCGCCGCGGCAACCATAACACCTGAAATTGTGAATTTTATGGCAAAAAACGGCCGGGGCCTCATCTGTGCCCCGTTGCCGGAAGAGCGCTGCGACGAGTTGAAGCTTTCGCCCATGGTTACCAATAATACGGCACTGCATGAAACCGCTTTCACTATTTCGGTTGACCTGTTGGGTAACGGCTGCGGCACCGGTATTTCGGCATCCGACCGGGCCAAGACCATTGAGGCGCTGAATAATCCCTTTACCAACCCGGACGATCTGGGCCGTCCCGGGCATATTTTCCCTCTCCGCTCTAAAAAAGGCGGCGTATTACGCCGTGTGGGTCATACGGAAGCGGCTACGGACCTCGCCCGCCTGGCGGGTTTCCCTTACCCCTATGGTTCTGTATTGGTAGAGATCATGAATGATGATGGTACCATGGCCCGTCTGCCAGACCTGATCGAGGTAAAAAATAAATTCAACCTGAAATTGATCTGTATAAAAGATCTGATCGAATACCGGCTGAAGCGCGATTCATTGATCGAAGAAATCGTACGTGTAAACATGCCTACCAAATATGGCGATTTTACCCTGGTGGCTTTTAAAGATAAAAACAGCAATAACGAGCACCTGGCCCTGATCAAAGGCGAATGGGAAAAGGACGAACCGGTACTCACACGGGTGCACTCTTCCTGTTTTACCGGTGATATCCTGGGCTCCCTGCGCTGCGATTGCGGCGACCAGTTGCATAAAGCCATGCAAATGGTAGAGCAGGAAGGGAAGGGCATTATCCTTTATATGAACCAGGAAGGCCGCGGCATTGGTTTAATGAACAAACTGAAGGCTTACAAATTACAGGAAAACGGCATGGATACCGTAGAAGCCAACCTGCACCTGGGTTTTAAAATGGATGAGCGCGATTATGGCGTGGGTGCACAGATCTTACGGCATCTGAATGTAACCAAGCTGCGCCTGATGAGCAATAACCCCCGCAAACGGATCGGCCTGAACGGCTACGGGTTGGAAATTGTGGAAAGTGTGCCCATTGTAATTACGCCGAACGAGCATAACGAAAAATACCTGCGCACGAAGAAAGAGAAACTGGGCCACGAGTTTTAA
- a CDS encoding ankyrin repeat domain-containing protein, whose protein sequence is MSGVKQDNNKGPVREQDKMKKDNPPEKFFKGEDLKMATAIYKNDNQTIENLVKQEHFNVNGRGSVIIPSYSPTDTVRYTYLNYAVVIGALPAAEKLLQLGADVNLVAVNGGGYNANINMACSNRNKEMIRLLIQSKENLNPEFCDSPINDLLIGNADKSLIDLLLNSGANINYQSYVGGGVAVSTALNLDKFDFVNYFLDKGADPSINEYSGTSLALEIQSELAEGRLAANGLKEYTQLKERLINQFHIKFPVKREYRKGQEACIKRYENLSQADKDFLGKDEAERINLYKENLSKNITITGQSIDSFEAAGVQ, encoded by the coding sequence ATGTCAGGTGTAAAACAGGATAACAATAAGGGACCAGTCAGAGAACAGGATAAAATGAAAAAAGACAACCCTCCCGAAAAATTCTTTAAAGGGGAGGATTTAAAAATGGCGACTGCTATTTATAAAAACGATAATCAGACAATAGAGAACCTGGTGAAGCAGGAACATTTTAATGTAAATGGAAGAGGCAGCGTCATTATCCCAAGTTATTCACCCACAGACACCGTTCGGTATACTTATCTGAATTATGCAGTAGTGATCGGGGCCTTGCCCGCTGCAGAAAAGTTATTGCAGTTAGGTGCAGATGTAAATCTCGTTGCTGTTAATGGAGGAGGCTATAATGCCAACATAAATATGGCTTGCAGCAATCGGAATAAAGAGATGATACGGCTCTTGATTCAATCTAAAGAGAACCTGAACCCGGAGTTTTGCGACTCACCGATTAATGATCTGCTAATTGGAAATGCTGATAAAAGTTTAATTGATTTATTGCTGAACAGTGGAGCGAATATAAACTATCAGTCCTACGTTGGCGGCGGAGTGGCTGTTTCAACTGCATTAAATCTGGACAAGTTTGATTTTGTAAATTATTTTCTGGATAAAGGCGCTGATCCTTCTATTAATGAATATTCCGGCACCAGTTTGGCTTTGGAAATACAATCGGAATTAGCCGAAGGCAGACTTGCGGCTAATGGTTTGAAAGAGTATACCCAGCTAAAGGAACGACTGATAAATCAGTTTCATATAAAATTCCCTGTAAAAAGAGAGTATCGAAAAGGGCAGGAAGCTTGTATTAAACGATATGAAAACCTTTCGCAGGCGGATAAGGACTTCCTGGGGAAAGACGAGGCCGAGAGAATAAATTTATATAAAGAAAATCTTTCTAAAAATATTACGATAACCGGCCAGTCGATAGACAGTTTTGAAGCGGCAGGTGTACAATAG
- the parS gene encoding type II RES/Xre toxin-antitoxin system antitoxin translates to MAVILGQINKMKSPRQKRKSPKEQPANVLQEPAVAYGIAQSRQVRNSLSLMGLADIAAYKTIQSTTDFIERIREGLPKKALDHLSEIAGLTDIEMAGIIHTSDRTLRRYAASQKLNAEQSERIIELARLYTRGADVFDDIESFKIWMATPVDALGGKKPKVFLDTSMGIELLMEELGRIEQGIFA, encoded by the coding sequence ATGGCCGTAATTTTGGGACAAATAAATAAAATGAAATCGCCCAGGCAAAAACGTAAATCTCCTAAAGAGCAACCTGCTAACGTATTGCAGGAGCCTGCTGTGGCCTACGGTATTGCCCAAAGCCGCCAGGTCCGCAATTCATTATCCTTAATGGGCCTGGCAGATATCGCTGCTTATAAAACCATTCAAAGCACAACAGATTTCATCGAACGCATACGGGAGGGGCTTCCCAAAAAGGCACTGGATCATCTTTCTGAAATAGCAGGGCTCACTGATATTGAAATGGCTGGCATCATCCATACTTCTGACCGAACCCTGCGTCGCTACGCTGCTTCGCAAAAACTAAACGCAGAACAATCCGAGCGTATTATAGAACTGGCAAGGTTATATACAAGAGGTGCGGATGTATTTGACGATATCGAATCTTTTAAAATATGGATGGCTACACCCGTTGATGCACTGGGAGGTAAAAAACCTAAAGTTTTTTTAGATACTTCCATGGGCATAGAATTATTAATGGAAGAGCTGGGGCGCATAGAGCAGGGTATTTTTGCATAG
- a CDS encoding RES family NAD+ phosphorylase, producing the protein MKVYRISKCNYIDDLSGAGAARFSGRWHSKGTYILYTAASAALAMLESIVHITTLVKPELCIVCLDVPEEKIQTLSLAQLPNQWFVNPSPDVLKSVGDRFVKEGIYLMLKTPSAIMPEEHNYLINPAHPDFKKIKVMYSRQIRLDERLFKN; encoded by the coding sequence ATGAAAGTATACCGGATTAGTAAATGTAATTATATTGACGATCTGAGCGGTGCGGGTGCAGCGCGCTTTTCAGGACGCTGGCATTCGAAAGGAACTTATATTTTATATACTGCGGCTTCAGCAGCTCTCGCGATGCTGGAAAGCATCGTGCATATTACGACCCTTGTTAAACCGGAACTTTGCATCGTTTGCCTCGACGTTCCGGAAGAAAAAATACAGACCCTTTCACTTGCGCAACTTCCCAATCAATGGTTTGTAAACCCTTCGCCCGATGTATTGAAAAGCGTGGGCGACAGGTTTGTAAAAGAAGGCATATACCTGATGCTGAAAACGCCTTCTGCCATAATGCCCGAAGAACATAATTACCTGATTAATCCTGCGCACCCTGATTTTAAAAAAATAAAAGTGATGTATAGCCGGCAGATCCGTTTGGATGAGCGGTTATTCAAAAATTAA
- a CDS encoding L-serine ammonia-lyase: protein MQYEPISVFDMLKIGVGPSSSHTLGPWRAAERFLAFLRNSAQLAKVRELSILLYGSLAKTGMGHGTDIAVQLGLCGYDPVSFAVDKIDSTIAAIRGTKKLLLGGVQEISFDPHAAIEFLYTETLPYHSNGMTFLATLQDGEAIAKTYYSIGGGFVKEEGENTVLNNDVLLPFPIDNADDLLRWCIKTGLSISEIVNENEQAWRSEAATNEGLQKIWAAMRDCVYRGCHQTGILPGGLNVRRRAASLNKKLIGGAAYANYEEWIAGIRNGGSSFRYTLDWVSCFALAVNEENASFGRVVTAPTNGSAGVIPAVLHYYLIFCSDASNIQEKINKFLMTAAEIGSIFKKESTISAAMGGCQAEIGVSSSMAAAALTEALGGSQKQAMMAAEIAMEHHLGMTCDPIGGLVQVPCIERNTMGAIKAITASQLALQSTPDFARVSLDEVIKTMWDTAQDMNFKYKETADGGLAVHVPLSLPEC, encoded by the coding sequence ATGCAATACGAACCGATCTCGGTTTTTGATATGTTGAAAATTGGTGTTGGGCCCTCCAGCTCTCATACATTGGGTCCCTGGCGGGCGGCAGAGCGTTTTTTAGCATTTTTACGAAACAGCGCGCAGTTGGCAAAAGTGCGGGAGCTCAGCATACTACTTTACGGATCCCTTGCCAAAACAGGTATGGGCCATGGTACGGATATAGCCGTACAACTGGGCCTCTGTGGCTATGACCCGGTTAGCTTTGCGGTGGACAAGATCGATTCCACTATTGCTGCGATCCGGGGAACAAAGAAATTATTGCTTGGAGGCGTACAGGAGATCTCCTTTGATCCGCATGCTGCCATTGAATTTCTTTATACAGAAACACTGCCCTATCATTCTAACGGAATGACGTTCCTGGCGACACTGCAGGATGGTGAAGCTATTGCCAAAACCTATTATTCTATTGGAGGCGGATTTGTGAAAGAAGAAGGCGAAAACACCGTTTTAAACAATGATGTACTGTTGCCTTTTCCCATCGACAATGCAGACGATCTGTTACGTTGGTGTATTAAAACAGGGCTAAGCATCAGCGAGATCGTCAATGAAAATGAACAGGCCTGGCGCAGCGAAGCCGCCACCAATGAAGGGCTACAGAAAATATGGGCGGCCATGCGCGACTGCGTTTACCGGGGGTGCCATCAAACCGGTATTTTACCTGGAGGATTGAACGTAAGACGACGGGCAGCCTCGCTAAATAAAAAATTGATCGGCGGCGCAGCTTACGCTAATTATGAGGAATGGATTGCCGGGATCCGGAATGGCGGCAGCAGCTTTCGTTATACGCTGGATTGGGTCAGTTGTTTTGCCTTGGCGGTAAATGAGGAGAACGCCTCCTTCGGCCGTGTGGTTACGGCTCCCACCAACGGGTCCGCCGGCGTCATACCCGCAGTATTGCATTATTACCTTATTTTTTGCTCGGACGCATCCAATATCCAGGAAAAGATCAATAAATTCCTGATGACGGCTGCTGAGATCGGAAGTATCTTTAAAAAAGAATCAACCATTTCCGCCGCTATGGGCGGTTGTCAGGCTGAAATTGGCGTATCTTCTTCAATGGCTGCCGCAGCGTTGACGGAAGCGCTTGGCGGTTCACAGAAGCAGGCTATGATGGCGGCTGAAATTGCCATGGAGCACCACCTGGGCATGACCTGCGACCCGATCGGGGGTCTGGTGCAGGTACCTTGTATTGAACGCAATACCATGGGCGCCATTAAGGCGATCACCGCTTCCCAACTGGCCTTGCAAAGCACGCCGGACTTTGCCCGGGTGTCCCTGGATGAAGTAATAAAAACGATGTGGGACACCGCGCAGGATATGAATTTTAAATATAAGGAAACGGCTGATGGAGGATTGGCCGTGCACGTTCCGCTGAGCCTGCCGGAGTGCTAA
- a CDS encoding murein L,D-transpeptidase catalytic domain-containing protein, whose protein sequence is MNKIIVALGILLLACGFYYYKSAISRPQAIHYSETPEPSSGAIVPYKPTAVRLASIKKIIAERHYNSTVVFIADMQLPSSKNRFFVYDLKKDSLIGAGLVAHGRCGEKWLEGRRYSNNPGGMCTSLGNYKIGKPYYGRFGLAYTLYGMDSTNNNALERHVVLHAYECVPETEVAYEICQSDGCPMVSRGFLKKLQKIIDTSKDPILLSVYESR, encoded by the coding sequence ATGAATAAAATAATTGTCGCTCTTGGCATCCTGTTGCTTGCCTGTGGTTTTTACTATTATAAATCGGCTATATCAAGACCTCAGGCTATACATTATTCAGAAACTCCGGAACCTTCTTCAGGTGCTATTGTGCCCTATAAACCCACTGCGGTAAGACTTGCATCAATAAAAAAAATTATTGCCGAAAGGCATTATAATAGTACTGTAGTTTTCATAGCAGATATGCAACTACCGTCCTCAAAAAACCGCTTTTTCGTTTATGATCTTAAAAAGGACAGCCTCATCGGCGCAGGCCTGGTTGCCCACGGGCGATGCGGTGAAAAGTGGCTGGAAGGAAGAAGATACAGCAACAACCCGGGTGGGATGTGTACTTCGCTTGGAAATTATAAAATAGGGAAACCTTACTACGGGCGGTTCGGGCTTGCATATACGTTGTATGGTATGGACAGCACTAATAATAACGCATTGGAACGTCATGTGGTGTTGCATGCTTATGAGTGTGTGCCGGAAACAGAAGTAGCTTATGAGATCTGCCAGAGCGACGGCTGCCCCATGGTAAGCAGGGGCTTCCTGAAAAAATTGCAAAAGATTATTGATACGTCGAAGGACCCCATCCTTCTTAGTGTTTATGAATCGAGGTAG
- a CDS encoding DUF4280 domain-containing protein yields the protein MGQLYVPEGTWVLCSEGKKIARIQVSSQATIRIDGGKLAATEADRFDGNFVCFKMVAAGAVIGAVVGAAVVASGGSLLAVAAAGAAGAAAGAGVGGIVSSLPSICSLLCKPSDWTVLHPEARFSGKRALLQKATLSCLLGGTVSMKLPNYQESIDMGLLAGESVYKDPDKGEASDDTPYLTQDEKDMIKSYHRLSDKEKRALGLNPKLFGDPSVSDYHADLYKKDGKYVLVFRGTQSLKDAVEDGKQGTGMSSDYYNKSVQLAKEMKKTGLFTSQNTIITGHSLGGGMAATAGGATGFPTYTYNAAGVHDATLNRNNIRRSDMQQVQAYNSNNDPLNQAQDHREMILGNMGWFGGGVMLTGGLPRAAGQRMELDTGKFVLQGQSGGHAAINAVRVLEQEAKKSGGQTVVAKTQ from the coding sequence ATGGGGCAGCTATATGTACCTGAAGGAACATGGGTGTTGTGCAGTGAAGGTAAAAAGATCGCGCGCATCCAGGTCAGCAGCCAGGCTACCATAAGGATCGATGGTGGCAAACTGGCGGCCACTGAGGCCGACCGTTTTGATGGCAACTTTGTCTGTTTCAAAATGGTAGCAGCCGGTGCGGTTATTGGCGCCGTGGTGGGCGCTGCCGTAGTAGCCAGCGGCGGCAGTTTGCTGGCCGTTGCGGCCGCAGGGGCTGCAGGAGCGGCCGCCGGAGCTGGTGTGGGCGGAATAGTAAGCAGCCTGCCCAGCATCTGCAGCCTGCTTTGCAAACCCTCTGACTGGACGGTGCTGCATCCGGAGGCAAGGTTTAGCGGTAAGCGCGCCTTGTTGCAAAAAGCCACGCTGAGTTGCCTGCTGGGCGGCACCGTGTCTATGAAGCTGCCCAATTACCAGGAAAGTATTGATATGGGACTGCTGGCTGGTGAAAGCGTATATAAAGATCCGGATAAGGGAGAAGCCTCCGATGATACGCCCTATCTTACACAGGATGAAAAAGACATGATCAAAAGCTATCACCGGCTGAGCGATAAAGAAAAACGGGCATTGGGACTAAATCCTAAATTATTTGGCGATCCGTCCGTATCTGATTACCACGCCGATTTATATAAAAAGGATGGGAAATATGTGCTGGTATTCCGTGGTACACAGAGTTTAAAAGATGCGGTAGAAGATGGGAAACAAGGAACAGGGATGAGCTCAGACTATTATAATAAGTCGGTACAGTTGGCTAAAGAAATGAAAAAAACAGGATTATTTACCAGTCAAAATACAATTATTACCGGCCATTCACTGGGTGGTGGCATGGCCGCCACAGCCGGTGGCGCTACCGGTTTTCCTACCTATACCTACAATGCGGCCGGAGTGCATGATGCCACATTGAACCGAAACAATATACGTCGTTCCGATATGCAGCAGGTGCAGGCTTATAATTCTAATAACGATCCGTTGAATCAGGCACAGGATCACCGCGAGATGATCCTGGGAAATATGGGTTGGTTTGGCGGCGGGGTGATGCTTACCGGCGGCCTTCCACGGGCTGCGGGCCAGCGTATGGAACTGGACACAGGTAAGTTCGTATTACAGGGGCAAAGTGGCGGTCATGCGGCTATTAATGCGGTGCGGGTACTAGAACAGGAGGCGAAAAAAAGCGGCGGTCAAACAGTTGTCGCTAAAACACAATAA
- a CDS encoding TonB-dependent receptor, whose translation MIKKIYLLLIFALSSTILINAQVTTSSITGKVTDASGAGLPGATVIATHEPSGTVYSATSRSGGLFDLPGLRIGGPYTVKVSYVGHNEETVKDISLLLGEPFQLNVTLTNSAQGLSNVTVTASARKGATLKTGASTVVTTAQLSSLPTINRSLSDYTRVTPQANGNGFAGRDGRYNNLQVDGANLNNSFGLSSDFTPGGGASPISVDALQEVSVNIAPFDVRQSGFTGAGINAVTKSGTNTFHGTAYHFFRNQNLMGKKINGQELTKTPLSNKIYGGSLGGPIIKNKLFFFVNAEYETRSVPGITFVATGSNNSGTKSNTNINDLKAVSDFVKATYGYDPGVYDGFPNFDSKNTKILAKLDWNINAKHRLTAKYTDLNGSDVSPLNGSSVPQNGNIFVTGQSSSLSRLPNNRFSTGSMGFSNSNYGTNHIVRTASLELNSRFSNKIANQFIATYTKTNDTRTAPGGIFPTIDIFNGQGQNYISLGTDPFTRNNILDGKVLNFTDNFTLYKGAHTFTAGLTYEYQQIRNMFMGGSNSHYVFDSLGAFLNQQQPRYYGYTYSLVPGESAVYSADLQLGQLGVYVQDEYRVNNNFKLTYGVRVDKPIYLQDPIGNPAIDALSLPDANGNMVNYNTGKWPTSKPIFSPRVGFNWDVMGDKSLVVRGGTGLFTGRIPFVFLTNMPSNNGMYQSSVFFNTKRQLDSLGITKFDPNPDAYASKFTTTASNKVPGSFVVIDKNFKFPYVWRTNIGADKQFGNGFTATADLIFTKDINAVVMRNPNLKAPTNQYTGPDNRFYYPGAAPTYYSGIGTPIVLENTKKGYAFSATGQISKAFRNGFFGSIAYTYTKAEEVSPNPGSRASSAWQAIANVNGPNDQVLGASQYAIPHRIVANASYKIEYAQHFASTFSLVYQGSNRFLINYLTSGSVVRDGNAELMYIYKSGADVPFVPYTVTDKDSKGNVLATRTYTVDDQRAAYDKYIASSKYLSDNKGKYAGRYGQTAPWYHQIDFRFLQDFFIKTSGGTKHNLQFSMDIFNLGNLIANKSKNFGYQQTTTITNPLIYKAPVNQAPTYTWSEYNKQLVTTPFQVDYNTNNLWYMQLGLRYTF comes from the coding sequence ATGATTAAGAAAATTTATTTACTATTAATTTTCGCCCTCTCCTCTACAATTTTAATTAACGCCCAGGTTACCACCAGTAGTATTACAGGTAAAGTAACGGATGCTTCGGGGGCAGGTTTGCCCGGAGCCACTGTAATAGCCACTCATGAACCATCAGGGACTGTTTATAGTGCCACAAGCCGCTCCGGGGGATTGTTTGATCTGCCGGGGTTAAGGATCGGCGGGCCCTATACGGTGAAAGTGTCTTATGTTGGACACAATGAAGAAACGGTTAAGGATATTTCCCTGCTTTTGGGAGAGCCGTTTCAGTTAAATGTGACCCTGACAAATAGTGCCCAGGGGCTTTCAAATGTAACGGTTACTGCTAGCGCCAGAAAAGGGGCTACCCTGAAAACAGGAGCCAGCACTGTTGTAACTACCGCTCAGTTATCTTCATTACCCACAATAAATCGTTCTCTTTCTGATTATACCCGGGTAACACCCCAGGCAAATGGAAATGGATTTGCGGGAAGGGATGGCAGGTATAATAACCTGCAGGTTGACGGTGCTAATCTGAACAACAGCTTTGGTTTGAGCAGTGATTTTACTCCCGGAGGGGGAGCCTCTCCCATATCAGTAGATGCGTTACAGGAGGTTTCTGTAAATATTGCCCCTTTTGATGTACGTCAGTCGGGCTTTACAGGTGCCGGGATCAACGCAGTTACCAAAAGCGGTACGAATACATTTCATGGAACCGCGTATCATTTTTTCAGAAATCAAAACCTGATGGGTAAAAAAATTAATGGGCAGGAACTGACTAAAACGCCGCTGAGCAACAAGATTTATGGGGGAAGTTTAGGCGGGCCTATTATCAAAAATAAATTGTTCTTTTTCGTAAACGCAGAATACGAAACCAGATCCGTTCCGGGAATTACATTTGTAGCTACCGGATCTAATAATTCAGGAACGAAGTCTAATACAAATATTAATGATCTGAAGGCGGTCTCTGATTTTGTTAAAGCTACTTATGGATACGACCCGGGCGTATACGACGGCTTCCCAAATTTTGATTCCAAAAACACGAAGATCCTCGCAAAACTCGACTGGAACATCAACGCAAAACACCGGTTGACTGCTAAATACACCGATTTAAACGGCAGTGATGTTAGCCCGTTAAATGGAAGCAGTGTTCCTCAAAACGGGAATATTTTTGTAACCGGTCAGTCATCATCGTTATCCAGGCTTCCCAATAACCGCTTCAGCACGGGCTCAATGGGATTCTCTAATTCTAATTATGGAACGAATCATATTGTCAGAACCGCTTCATTAGAATTAAACAGCAGGTTTAGTAACAAGATCGCCAACCAATTCATTGCTACCTACACTAAAACGAATGATACAAGAACCGCTCCCGGCGGGATTTTCCCGACAATTGATATTTTCAACGGACAGGGACAGAACTATATCAGCCTGGGTACCGATCCGTTTACCAGGAATAACATACTCGACGGTAAAGTTTTAAATTTTACAGACAACTTTACTTTATATAAAGGGGCGCACACTTTTACCGCCGGCTTGACATATGAATACCAGCAGATCCGTAATATGTTTATGGGTGGTTCGAACAGCCATTACGTATTTGACAGTTTGGGCGCGTTCCTGAACCAGCAGCAACCCCGATATTATGGTTATACCTATTCGCTGGTGCCGGGGGAATCAGCGGTGTACTCTGCAGACCTGCAACTGGGGCAATTGGGTGTATATGTACAGGATGAGTATCGGGTAAATAATAACTTTAAACTTACCTACGGTGTCAGGGTTGATAAGCCGATCTATTTGCAAGACCCTATTGGAAACCCTGCCATCGATGCGCTTTCGCTGCCCGACGCAAACGGAAATATGGTTAATTATAATACCGGTAAATGGCCCACAAGCAAACCCATATTTTCTCCTCGTGTAGGATTTAACTGGGATGTAATGGGTGATAAGTCCCTGGTGGTACGGGGCGGTACCGGTTTGTTTACCGGCAGAATTCCTTTTGTGTTTTTAACAAACATGCCTTCTAACAATGGTATGTATCAGAGCTCGGTTTTCTTTAACACAAAAAGACAACTCGACTCGCTGGGAATTACCAAATTTGATCCCAACCCAGATGCCTATGCATCTAAATTTACAACAACGGCCAGCAATAAGGTTCCGGGAAGTTTTGTTGTAATTGACAAGAACTTTAAATTCCCTTATGTATGGCGTACCAATATTGGCGCCGATAAGCAATTTGGCAATGGGTTTACCGCTACTGCGGATCTGATCTTTACAAAAGACATTAATGCAGTAGTAATGCGGAATCCTAATTTAAAAGCACCTACCAACCAATATACGGGGCCCGATAATCGCTTCTATTACCCCGGAGCAGCACCCACTTATTACAGCGGAATAGGGACGCCTATTGTGTTAGAAAATACAAAGAAAGGATATGCGTTCTCCGCCACCGGACAGATCTCAAAAGCCTTTAGAAATGGATTCTTTGGATCTATTGCCTACACCTATACAAAAGCTGAAGAAGTAAGCCCCAACCCCGGCAGCAGGGCTTCATCCGCCTGGCAGGCAATAGCAAATGTAAACGGGCCCAACGATCAGGTTTTAGGCGCCTCTCAATATGCTATACCCCACCGGATCGTTGCTAACGCATCTTATAAAATTGAATATGCGCAGCATTTTGCCTCTACTTTCTCGTTGGTGTACCAGGGCAGCAACCGGTTCCTGATCAATTACCTGACCTCAGGATCTGTAGTGCGGGATGGTAATGCAGAGTTGATGTACATCTATAAATCCGGGGCTGATGTTCCCTTTGTTCCTTACACGGTAACCGACAAAGATAGTAAAGGCAATGTACTGGCTACAAGAACTTATACGGTAGATGATCAGAGGGCCGCCTATGATAAATATATTGCAAGCAGCAAATACCTCTCAGATAACAAAGGGAAATATGCCGGCAGGTACGGACAGACTGCACCATGGTATCACCAGATCGATTTCCGGTTCCTGCAGGACTTCTTTATTAAAACTTCGGGAGGTACCAAACACAACCTGCAGTTTAGCATGGACATCTTTAACCTGGGCAATTTAATTGCCAATAAGTCAAAGAATTTCGGATACCAGCAAACTACAACTATTACGAATCCGCTGATATATAAGGCTCCTGTTAATCAGGCCCCCACATATACCTGGAGTGAATATAACAAACAACTGGTAACAACCCCGTTCCAGGTAGATTACAATACTAACAATCTTTGGTATATGCAACTTGGGTTGCGGTATACTTTCTAA